Sequence from the Actinocatenispora sera genome:
GCCTGTACGCGACCGAGATCCTGCACGGCCGGGCCACCGAGGGCCCGCTGGCCGCCGCGTACCAGGCGGATCCGGACTCGCTGCGCGACGAGCTGTCCCGGATCGTCACCGAGGGCGTCGCGGCGCGCAACCGGTTGCTGGAGGCGAACCTGCGCCTGGTCGTGTCGATCGCCAAGCGCTACACCAACCGCGGCATCGGCTTCCTCGACCTGATCCAGGAGGGCAACCTGGGGCTGGTCCGGGCGGTGGAGAAGTTCGACTTCGCCAAGGGCTACAAGTTCTCCACCTACGCGACGTGGTGGATCCGGCAGGCGGTGACCCGGGCGATGGCCGAGCAGTCCCGCACCATCCGGCTGCCCGTGCACATGGTCGAGCAGGTGAACAAGATGGTACGGGCCCGGCGCGAGCTGGCGCTCGCCCTCGGCCGGGAGCCGAGCCACCTGGAGATCGCCGAGGCCATGGGCGTAGCGCCGACCGACGTGCTGGAGCTGATCAGCTACGACCGCGACCCGGTCAGCCTGGACCAGGGCGTCGGCGAGGACGGCGAGAGCTCGCTCGGCGACTTCGTCCAGCCGCACCACGACAACGACGACACCGTCTCGTACGGGTTTCTCAAGCACGCGCTGGAAGGCGTCCTGTCCACCCTGACCGAACGGGAGCGGGCGGTCATCCGGCTGCGGTACGGGCTGGACGACGACCGGCAGCGGACCCTGGACGAGGTCGGCCGCGAGTTCGGCCTCTCCCGGGAGCGCATCCGGCAGATCGAGAAGATGACGCTGCTCAAGCTGCGCCGCCCGGACAACGTCAGCGCCCTGCGCGACTACGTCCAGTGAGCGGGTTCGCCCCGGACCGGCCGCGGGGGAGCCGGAACCGGGACGAACCGGGTCGGTGCCGACCGGTCGGCGACCCATCGGATCGGGGGTGTGGGTCGGCCGCGGAAGGCGCTGGTCAGGGGCGGGTCGGGTGCAGGGTGCGGTTCAGGAACTCCAGCTCCATCCGGGGCAGGTTGGCGGCGACGTCCTCCTGGCCGGCCATGTGGGTGACGCCGGTGAGCGGCAGCACCGCGTGCGGCCGGCCGGCCGCGAGCAGCGCGCCGGACAGCCGCAGCGTGTGCGCCACCACCACGTTGTCGTCGACCATCCCGTGCATCAGCAGCAGCGGCCGGGTCAGCGCGGTCGCGTCCGGGATCAGCGAGTTGCGCCGGTACACCTCGGGCGCCTCGGCCGGATGGCCCAGATACCGCTCCTGCCAGTGGGTGTCGTACAGCGTCGGGTCGGTGACCGGGGCGCCGGCGACCGCGGCGTGGAACACGTCCGGACGGCGCAGCACGGCGGCCGCGGCGAGGTAACCGCCGTACGACCAGCCGCGGATGCCGACCCGGGACAGGTCCAGCTCCGGGTGCAGCTCGGCCGCGGCGCGCAGCGCGTCGATCTGGTCGGTCAGCGCGTACGTCAGCGTGTCGCCGCGGATCGAGTGCTCCCACACCGGGCCACGACCCGGGGTGCCGCGGCCGTCGGTGACCAGCACCGCGTACCCCTGGTCGGCGAACCACTGGGACATCAGGTACATGTCGCGGGCGTGCAGCACCAGCTGCCCGTGCGGCCCGCCGTACGGGTCGAGCAACACCGGCAGCTTGTCGGTCGGCCCCGGCCGGTACCAGGAGGGCAGCAGCAGGGCGGAACGCAGCTCGCGCTCGCCCAGCTCGTACAGCCGGACCCGCGGGGTCAGCGTCGGGGTGGCGGCGTGCGACGCGATCGGGGTGACCGCGCCGTCGCGGTGCACGGTGGTCCGGGCACCGGAGTACTCCAGGGAGCGTGAGGTCAGCACGGTGGTACCGCCGGCGGCGACGCCCTGGTGCACCCCGGCACCCGCGGACAGCCGGACCGGGCCGGTGTCCGGCGACCAGCGCCACACGTGCACCTCGGTGGGCTCGGTACCGGCGGTGAACAGCACCGCGTCACCGTCCACCCCGGACACCGCGCGCAGTTGCAGGCCGGGCGGGGTCACCGCGGCGCCGTCCACCAGCAGCCGGCGGGTGTCGCCGTCGTCGGCCGACCAGACCAGCGCGCCGGACGCGGTGCGCGCCGGCAGCCCCGGTACCAGTTCCCACCAGTCGTCGTGGTGGTCGGCGTGCAGCAGTGAGGTGGCGCCGGTCTGCTCGTCGACCTCGAGCACGTGCACTTCGCGCTGGTCCCGGCTCTGTACCAGGATCGTCAGCGGGCCGGACCAGTCGACCTCGGCAAGGTACTCGAAGCCCTCCCGGTCCCAGACCACCTCGGTGCGCGCGCCGTCGTCCGGGTTGATCAGCCACAGCGTGACGATCGCGTTGTCGGTACCGGCGGCCGGATAGCGCACCGCGGCCGGCGGCCGGGCCGGGTCGGCCGGGTCGGTCAGGTACCAGGTCGTCACGGGCGCCTGGTCGACCCGCGCCACCAGCAGCCGGGACGAGTCGGGCGACCACCAGTGGCCGCGGTAACGGTGGATCGACTCGGCGGCGACGTGCTCGGCCAGCCCGTACGTCACGTCCGCCGTCTCGGGCTCGGCGAGCACCCGGTCGTCGGTACCGTCGGCGCCGATGACCCGCAGCGCGCCGGCGGAGACGTACGAGATGTGCGTGCCGGCCGGGTTGATCCGCGGGTCGATCACCGAACCGGTGGCGGGCAGCCGCACCGGGGTGCCGTTGGTCAGCAGCCACAGCTGACCGTCCAGGGTGAACACGGTGCGGTCCGCGGCGCGGTCGCTGGCGTAGGCGACGATGCCGGCGGCGCTCTCCCGGCTGCGTTCCCGTCGGGCCCGTTCGGTCGCGGACAGCTCCCCGCCGGTCAGCCCGGCCCCGTCGGCGAGCAGCGTCTCCGCGCCGGTCGCCACGTCCAGTCGCCACAGGGAGGTGGTCGCGTCGTGGCCGGAGGCGGCACGCAGGAACAGCACCCGGCCGCCGTCCGGCGAAACGGTCACGTCGCGCGGCAGGCCGTACCGGAATCGGCCGGTACGGGCCAGTTCCCGCAGGATGTCGTCACTCATCCCGGCCTCCGCAGGTGCCGGCGGGCAGCGTGCTGGATTGGATCATGTCCAGCACCATGCCACGGTCGGCGCGCGGTCAGCGCAGCAGGTCGCGAACGTAACGCAACTGTTCCGCACGCTGGAACGCCGCGCCGCCCTCGTGCTCGTTGTACGGCCAGACCCGGATGTCCTTGCTCGCCCCGGCGTAGTGGTTGTACGCGGCGAACACCGTCGACGGCGGGCAGATCGCGTCCATCAGCGCCACCGAGAACAGCGCCGGGGCGCTCGCCCGGGCGGCGAAGTTGATGCCGTCGAAGTAGGCCAGCGAGGCGAAGACCCGCTCGGTGGCGTCCCGGTGGGTCCGGCAGTACTGGGTGATCTCGTGGTACGGGTTCTTGTCGGTGATCTCGGTGGCGCGCCGGTAGTGGCAGAGGAACGGCACGTCCGGCATGGCCGCGTACAGCCCGTCGACGAGGCCGGCGACCGCGATGGTGATGCCGCCGCCCTGGCTGGCGCCGGCGACCATCACCCGGTCCGGGTCGACCCGGGGGTGCTCGCGCGCGACCTCGACCGCCCGCACCGCGTCGGTGAACACCCGGCGGTAGTAGTAGCTGTCCGGGTCGGTGATGCCGCGGGTCATGAAGCCCGGCGTGTTGGGCAGCCCGACCGGGTCGGGGTCGGCGGTGGCTCCGGCGGTCGACCCGTTCGAGCCCTGGCCGCGGGTGTCCATGATCAGGTGCGCGTACCCGGCGGACGACCAGTCCAGCCGCTCGTGCGCGAGGCCGCGCCCGCCGTTGTAGCCGATGTACTCGACCACGCACGGCAGCGGGCCCTCGACCCCGGTCGGCAGCACGAACCAGCCGCGGACCGGCTGCCCGTCGAAGCCGGAGAACGTCAGGTCGAACACCTCGACGGTGGCCAGCGCCGCGTCGTACCGGGTGAACGTGGGCGGGCTCGCCTTCGCCCTGGCCTGCTTGAGCGTGCCCGCCCAGAACTCGTCGAAGTCGGCGGGTTCGGTGCGCTCCGGGCGGTAGTCCCGGAGCCGTTCCAGTGGCCAGTCCACCAGCATGTCGTTCTGCCTTTCGTCGTACCGCCCCGACTCGGGGCACCGTGCTCCGGCGACCGGGCGACGGCGCTGGGCCCGGCCGCGATCGCAGCACAGCTTGTCAGACACCGTTGCGGTCGTGCCAGTGCCGGAGCGGGGGTGCGGCACGCAAGCCGTCTCGCCGTGTGCAACGTCACGCAAAGGTGAAATAACCGGAAGATCCGGCTCGACCTTCAGTTGACGTCTAGCGTCAGGGACGCGGGGTGACGGCGGGATCGCATGGCGTACCGCAGACCTCGCGCCGGCCCGCCGGCGTCTCGGCGGGACCGTACGACCGCGTGCCGGCACCCGGTGCCGGCGGCCCCCGGGGGAGGACCTTGTGGCAGCTCGTACCCGACTTCTGCTGTCGGTGATGTCCGGCGCCGGCCTGGTCGCGGCGCTGGCCGCGGCACCGGCCGCGGCCGCGCCGATCGGCGTGGCGCCGGAACAGCCGACCCACTCGGCCGCCGCATACAAGGCGGCGCACGACAACGACCCGCACGTACCGCTGAGCGCGGCGGCGCGGTCCGGCCTGCAGCGCCGGACCGAGGCGGCGCAGCGCACCATGGCCCGGGTCCGGGCCGAGGCGGCGCGGCCCGGCGCGACGGCGGCCAGTACGGCCAAGTCGTTGAAGGGCACGCAGCAGGCCCAGCAGACCTACTACTGGTGCGGACCGGCCGCGGTGTCCGGCGCGCTGAAGGTGCGCGGGGTGTCGCTGAGCCAGAGCAGCACCGCGAAGCTGCTGCGTACCACGGTCGACGGCACCGACTGGTCCGGACGCAACGCCGCGGTACCGAAGGCGTACCAGACCGGCTATCCGGTCGCCGACGTGCTCACCTACAAGCTGCACGGGCAGGGCGCCACCTACTACCCGGTGGGGCTGTCGTACGACCCGACCAGCAAGGAGAAGTCGACCTACCAGACCCGGCTGGTCGCCGACATCAACAACGGCTGGGATCTGATCGGCGACGCCTGGGAGGTACCCGGCGGGCCGCACCTGGTCGGCCACCCCGGCAACCAGGAGGTCTTCCACTACTACACGATGCGGGGCTACTCCGGTTCGGGTAAGTACACCCGCTACCAGGACTCGGTGCACGGCGCCGGGAGCATCTCCTGGTCGTCCGGCGTACCGGCGTACTCGACCATGTCGTCGGCCACCATCACGACGATCAACGGTGGCCGTGGCTACGTCTGGTAACGCCTCGGCAGGCCATCGCGCACCGACCCGTCGGCGCTGGCTGCTGGCGGGGGCGGCGCTGCTGCTGCTCGCCGGCTGCGACACCGCGGCCGACCCGGCACCGCACGACGGTGCCGGGTCGGCCGCCTCGCGCACCCCGAGCGCGAGCCCCGCTCCCCCGGCCGGTACCGCGGTACCCGACGCGGCACCCGCGGCCAACTTCTGCGCGGTACCGCAGCCGGCGAGCTGGCGGCGGGCGCTACGCAGCGACCGGCTGACCCAGCGGGCCGGCGAGATCCTGGTGGTCCATGCGGTCGGCGCGGACGGTGGGACCGCGGTACTCGACGACCGGACCGGCGACGAGCGCACCGTGGTGTTCCGGCGCGATGGCCACAGCACCCGCGTGCTACGGCTCGCGCACCCGGACACCGACCAGCTCTACGGCGCCGCGTTCGATGGCCGGTACCTGGTCTTCTCGGTCAGCCACAACCCGAACGACCTGTCCGCCTGGACCCTGTACGGCTGGGACTCCGTCGCCGGGGGCAGGCCGCGGCGACTGGCCGGCAACGCGGTCGACGCCGCCGGCAACCCGGTGCCGAGCCCGCTGCTGTATCCGGTGGTCGCGGGCGGGGTGGCGGCCTGGACGGCCGGGCGCCCCGATGGCAGCACCGCGCTGCACCGGTACACGTTCGCCACCGGTGCCGACGAGGTGGTGCGGGCCGGGCATCCGGGCGCACCGTTCCTGTTCGAGGGCGACCTGGTGTGGCCGGAGTCGCCGCGACCGGACGCGCTGACCCGGCTGCACGCGGTACGGCTGGCCGACGGCGCACCGGCGCGGCTGCCGGCCACGCTCGCGGCGGTACGCGGACCGGCGTTCATCGTCGGTACCGGCAGCGGCGTGGCCGCGTGGGTGAGCGCCGACGTGCGCACCCTGTACGTGTGGCGGCCCGGCTGGCGCGCCCCGGTGCGGGTGCGGCACGTGTCGACCGGCCGCAACGTGCAGTGGGTCCGCGCCGCGGGACCGCTGGTGACGTGGGACGACGGTACCGCCCAGTTCGCCGCGGACCTGCGCACCGGCGCGTTCACCAAGCTGACCCCGCGGTACGGCTACACCGAGGCGAGCGGCGACGCGCTCGCGGTCGGGTACGCCCCCGCCGCGAAGGGCGAGGCGACCGCGGCACCGAGCCTGGTGCGGGTCAGCGAACTCGCTCCGTTACCCACCTGTCACTGACGACTCGCCGACATCCCGTCTCCGCAGGTCCGCCCGGTTTCGCCGGGCGGATCCAGCATCGTCGACGTCGCACGGTCGACACCACGATGTCCGATATTCGACTAGGGTGTGCCGCATGGCTGCGCCCGGGCGAGCCGCGTGGTGGGCCATGACGTCACACCCTCGGGTGGGACGCGTTGCAGGCCCGGACGGTCCGGCAGGCCCTCCGTCGGGACCGCTCAGTCACACCGAGCCGGATGCGAGGCATGTGCCCAGACCTGGAACTCACCGATCTCGAGTTGGCCCCGACCGCGACGGGCGGGGTACCGGGCCGGGCCGTCGACGGCCTGCGCTGCGCGGTCGCCCCCGGACAGGTGGTCGCCGTGATCGGCGAGACCGGCTTCGGCGGTACCCGGCTGGCCCGCGCGGTCGTCGGCCTGGACGAACCGGCGGGCGGCCGGATCACCTTCGGTGAGCACCAGTGGTCGGCGGACGAGGCGCCGTGCGCGTTCGTACCGTCCGGCGGGGGGCTGATCCCGCAGCTGTCGCTGCGCCGCAACATGCTGTTCGGCGCCCGGCTGCGGGAGGAGATCCGGGCCCGGGAGGAGTCCACCGCCGGCTGGCTGGAACGCCGCCGGATCCGCTGGCGGCGGTACGGCCAGGACTCGGACCAGGTCGACCGGATGCTCACCGCCTTCCAGCTGTCCTCGGTCGAGCGGTACGTGCCCGACCGGGTCAGCGCCGCGCAGCGGATGCTCACCGCGCTGGGACGCGCGCTGCTGCACGGCCGGCCGGTACTGGTGGTCGACGCCACCGGCGGCCAGGAACCCGACGACGCGTACGTCCAGCTGCTCGACCAGGCCCGCACGCAGCGGCCGGACCTCGCCGTGCTGCTGTGCACCGATCGCCCCGGGCTGCTGCGCGCCCGCACCGATCCGTACGCGATCGACTGGGTGGTGGTGGTCGGTTACCAGGGGGCCGTGGTCGCGCAGGGGCCGCCGGCGGCGGTGGCGCGGCCGGGCTCGGTCGACGCCGCTGCGGTGCTCTACGGCGACCCGATGCTGATCGTGCCGGTCGACGACTGGCCGGCCGAGTGGGGCGCACCCGCACCGGCCCCGACGCCGGGAGCCGACTGGATGGTGGTCGGTGCACCGGCCGCGTCCACCACCGGTACCGCCCGCCGGGCGCGCGGCAGCCAGCTCGTCGTCGAGGTGCTCGGGCCGCACGAACGGCCGCGGTTCCAGCGGGTTCGCGCCGTTCGCTGCGGCCGCCGCGACTGGCTGCTGCGGCTGCCCCAGCCGGTACCGGTCGGCCACCGGGTCCGGGTCACCGCCACGCCGGGCCGGGCGGTCCGGGTACCGCTGAACGCCGCCGCGCCGTCCGCCCCGGTGCCGCCGGACGCGGGGGTGCCGTCATGAGGCGCCGCACCCTGCTCGCCGCCGGCGCGGCCGCCGCCACGGTGCCGCTGACCGGCTGCACCAGCGCCGGCCACGGGCTCGAGGTGGTGTGCGCCTGGGGTGGCCCGGAACTCGCCGCGTTCCGGAAGGTCCTCGCCGGTTTCACGGCCCGGACCGGGCACTCGGTCCGGATCGTCGTCGCCAACGGCAACGGTGTCGACGCGATGCTGTCGGCCCGGTTGGCCGCCGGCAACCGGCCGGACGTCGCGGTGTTCTCCGAGCCGTCGCTGATCACCCGGTACGCGAAAGACGGGCACCTCGTCGTGCTGCCGGACGCCTACGTCGCCGGCCTGCCGGACTACTGGTCCTCCCTCGCCGGCGTCGACGGCACCCTGTACGGCTGCTGGCTGAAGATCGCACACAAGTCGCTGTTCTGGTACCGGCAGAGCGAGCTGTTCCCGTCGGCCGACGGGAACCCGCTGCTGGCGCGAACGCCGAGCACCTGGACCGAGCTCGTCGACCTCGTCCACCACTGGCCGGTGCCCGGTCAGGCGCCGCTGGCGATCGGCGCGGCCGATGGCTGGGTACTCACCGACTGGTTCGAGAACGTGCTGGCCTCGCTCAACAGCAACGACCAGACCGGCAACGCGTACGACGCGCTGGTCTCGCCGCACGCGACGTGGGACGTCGAGCTGGTCCGAGACGCGCTGCGCAACCTCGGCGACCTGTGGGCGCTGCCCCACGCGCTCCCCTACGGCGGGGCCCGAGCGCTGCTCACCCCGTTCGACGCGTCGGTGGCACAGGTGTTCGGCGAACACCGGGCCGGGCTGCTGTTCGAGGGCGACTTCGTCGCGCCGATCGTGAAAGGTCTGCACCCCGACGACGAGCCGTCGTACTTCCCGTTCCCCCCGGTACAGGACCGCCGGCGACCGCAGATAGTGGGCGGTGACCTGGCCGTGCTGTTGCGACGCAGCGGGCCCGGGCTGCGCCTGATGAAGTACCTCACCACCAGGGCGGCGGCAACGCCGTGGGTGAAGGCCGGCTTCCTGGTCGCACCGTACCTGGACAACCTGACGATCGAGTACCCGCGACGGCTGCGCCGGCTCGCGCGCGAGATCAACGACCCGCGCGCCGAGATCCGGTTCGACCTGTCCGATCAGCTGACCGGCACGCTGATCGGGGACGACGGGAAGGGCAGCTGGCTGATCCTGTCCGACTTCTTCCGCGCGGTCACCGGCGGCCGGCCGATCGAACGAGCCGTGGACGAGGCGGTACGCGAGTTCGACCGGGCCACGAGGATGCTCCGATGACGACCGCGCCGACGCCCCGGATGCGACCGGTCGACCGGCTGCTGGTGCTCGACGACGTCGGCCCGACCCGGCGCGACCGGATCCGGCCGGAGACCCGCCGGGCCTACCTGTACCTCGCGCCGGCCACGCTGGTCGTCGGCGGACTGCTGGTGTGGCCGGCGATCCGGACCGTGGTCGACAGCCTCACCATCGGCTGCCGCGGCGTCTGCCTGGGCAACTTCACCGACGCCTGGTCCGACCCGCTCGCCCGCCGGGCGCTGCTGCGCACGCTGGCCTGGGCGGTCGCCCTACCGGTGGTGCTGACCGCGGTCGGCTACCTGCTCGCGGTGGTGTCCCGCCGGGTCCGCCGGGCCGGCGTGCTGACCGTCCTGCTGGTGGCGCCGATGGCGTTGCCGATGCTCGCGACCGCGGTGGCGTTCCGGCTGCTGTACGACCCGGATCCGAGCCGTGGCCTGGTGACCGCGCTGACCGGCCGGGTGATCGGGTCCGATGCGCCACAGGCGCTCGGGCCCGGCCTGGTCACGTTCGCCATGATGTCCGCGTTCGTCTGGGCCTACCTCGGGCTGTCGGTGGTGGTGTTCCGGCGGGTGCTGGACGCGATCCCCAGCCAGCAGGTGTCCATGATCATGGCCGAGACCGGCCGGCGCCGGGAGGTCTACCGCTGGCTGTACTGGCCGATCCTGCGCCGGGTGGCGGCGCTGCTGGTGGGCCTGGCCGGGCTGTTCTCGGCCCGCAGCTTCGACCTGCTGCTCGCGCTCGTGCCCGGCTCCAGCCAGCCGGCCGGCGAGGTGCTCGCGCTGCACGTCTGGCGGTACGGTGCCGGACCGACCGCCGGCCCGGCCGCCGCACTGTCCGTGCTGTGGTTCGCGGTGCTGGCGCTGACCGTGGTGC
This genomic interval carries:
- a CDS encoding ABC transporter substrate-binding protein, encoding MRRRTLLAAGAAAATVPLTGCTSAGHGLEVVCAWGGPELAAFRKVLAGFTARTGHSVRIVVANGNGVDAMLSARLAAGNRPDVAVFSEPSLITRYAKDGHLVVLPDAYVAGLPDYWSSLAGVDGTLYGCWLKIAHKSLFWYRQSELFPSADGNPLLARTPSTWTELVDLVHHWPVPGQAPLAIGAADGWVLTDWFENVLASLNSNDQTGNAYDALVSPHATWDVELVRDALRNLGDLWALPHALPYGGARALLTPFDASVAQVFGEHRAGLLFEGDFVAPIVKGLHPDDEPSYFPFPPVQDRRRPQIVGGDLAVLLRRSGPGLRLMKYLTTRAAATPWVKAGFLVAPYLDNLTIEYPRRLRRLAREINDPRAEIRFDLSDQLTGTLIGDDGKGSWLILSDFFRAVTGGRPIERAVDEAVREFDRATRMLR
- a CDS encoding C39 family peptidase, translated to MAARTRLLLSVMSGAGLVAALAAAPAAAAPIGVAPEQPTHSAAAYKAAHDNDPHVPLSAAARSGLQRRTEAAQRTMARVRAEAARPGATAASTAKSLKGTQQAQQTYYWCGPAAVSGALKVRGVSLSQSSTAKLLRTTVDGTDWSGRNAAVPKAYQTGYPVADVLTYKLHGQGATYYPVGLSYDPTSKEKSTYQTRLVADINNGWDLIGDAWEVPGGPHLVGHPGNQEVFHYYTMRGYSGSGKYTRYQDSVHGAGSISWSSGVPAYSTMSSATITTINGGRGYVW
- a CDS encoding ATP-binding cassette domain-containing protein, with the protein product MCPDLELTDLELAPTATGGVPGRAVDGLRCAVAPGQVVAVIGETGFGGTRLARAVVGLDEPAGGRITFGEHQWSADEAPCAFVPSGGGLIPQLSLRRNMLFGARLREEIRAREESTAGWLERRRIRWRRYGQDSDQVDRMLTAFQLSSVERYVPDRVSAAQRMLTALGRALLHGRPVLVVDATGGQEPDDAYVQLLDQARTQRPDLAVLLCTDRPGLLRARTDPYAIDWVVVVGYQGAVVAQGPPAAVARPGSVDAAAVLYGDPMLIVPVDDWPAEWGAPAPAPTPGADWMVVGAPAASTTGTARRARGSQLVVEVLGPHERPRFQRVRAVRCGRRDWLLRLPQPVPVGHRVRVTATPGRAVRVPLNAAAPSAPVPPDAGVPS
- a CDS encoding acetylxylan esterase: MLVDWPLERLRDYRPERTEPADFDEFWAGTLKQARAKASPPTFTRYDAALATVEVFDLTFSGFDGQPVRGWFVLPTGVEGPLPCVVEYIGYNGGRGLAHERLDWSSAGYAHLIMDTRGQGSNGSTAGATADPDPVGLPNTPGFMTRGITDPDSYYYRRVFTDAVRAVEVAREHPRVDPDRVMVAGASQGGGITIAVAGLVDGLYAAMPDVPFLCHYRRATEITDKNPYHEITQYCRTHRDATERVFASLAYFDGINFAARASAPALFSVALMDAICPPSTVFAAYNHYAGASKDIRVWPYNEHEGGAAFQRAEQLRYVRDLLR
- a CDS encoding S9 family peptidase, translated to MSDDILRELARTGRFRYGLPRDVTVSPDGGRVLFLRAASGHDATTSLWRLDVATGAETLLADGAGLTGGELSATERARRERSRESAAGIVAYASDRAADRTVFTLDGQLWLLTNGTPVRLPATGSVIDPRINPAGTHISYVSAGALRVIGADGTDDRVLAEPETADVTYGLAEHVAAESIHRYRGHWWSPDSSRLLVARVDQAPVTTWYLTDPADPARPPAAVRYPAAGTDNAIVTLWLINPDDGARTEVVWDREGFEYLAEVDWSGPLTILVQSRDQREVHVLEVDEQTGATSLLHADHHDDWWELVPGLPARTASGALVWSADDGDTRRLLVDGAAVTPPGLQLRAVSGVDGDAVLFTAGTEPTEVHVWRWSPDTGPVRLSAGAGVHQGVAAGGTTVLTSRSLEYSGARTTVHRDGAVTPIASHAATPTLTPRVRLYELGERELRSALLLPSWYRPGPTDKLPVLLDPYGGPHGQLVLHARDMYLMSQWFADQGYAVLVTDGRGTPGRGPVWEHSIRGDTLTYALTDQIDALRAAAELHPELDLSRVGIRGWSYGGYLAAAAVLRRPDVFHAAVAGAPVTDPTLYDTHWQERYLGHPAEAPEVYRRNSLIPDATALTRPLLLMHGMVDDNVVVAHTLRLSGALLAAGRPHAVLPLTGVTHMAGQEDVAANLPRMELEFLNRTLHPTRP
- a CDS encoding sigma-70 family RNA polymerase sigma factor; the protein is MALPLSEEYLTTRTDTDDRANSADLVRTYLNAIGRVRLLTAADEVTLAKRVEAGLYATEILHGRATEGPLAAAYQADPDSLRDELSRIVTEGVAARNRLLEANLRLVVSIAKRYTNRGIGFLDLIQEGNLGLVRAVEKFDFAKGYKFSTYATWWIRQAVTRAMAEQSRTIRLPVHMVEQVNKMVRARRELALALGREPSHLEIAEAMGVAPTDVLELISYDRDPVSLDQGVGEDGESSLGDFVQPHHDNDDTVSYGFLKHALEGVLSTLTERERAVIRLRYGLDDDRQRTLDEVGREFGLSRERIRQIEKMTLLKLRRPDNVSALRDYVQ